Proteins from a genomic interval of Cyanobium sp. AMD-g:
- a CDS encoding site-specific integrase, with translation MPKTAGSGQARTLTPEELDALLDAAPSHTYRALWSVMRFTGSRVSETLALRWGVIHSDRIVFRAADTKTQGSREPMVGASLREELGAYREFWTNRRGKAPQAADLVFPSPRLPGQPLTRAAADLALRTALKTLGDAFPSGVSLHTFRRSLATTMSQRGASLKTVARFTGHANLGQLQNYIDVSHATEAAALAVIDG, from the coding sequence ATGCCGAAGACCGCCGGATCCGGCCAAGCCCGCACCCTCACCCCGGAGGAGCTGGACGCCCTGCTGGATGCTGCCCCCTCCCACACCTACCGGGCGTTGTGGTCGGTCATGCGCTTCACCGGCAGCCGTGTGAGCGAGACGTTGGCCCTGCGGTGGGGCGTCATCCACAGCGACCGGATCGTGTTCCGTGCTGCCGACACCAAGACACAGGGCAGCCGCGAGCCGATGGTGGGGGCCTCCCTGCGCGAGGAGCTGGGCGCCTACCGAGAATTCTGGACTAACAGACGTGGCAAAGCCCCCCAGGCTGCCGATCTAGTGTTCCCTTCCCCGAGGCTGCCCGGCCAACCGCTGACCCGTGCGGCTGCTGATCTGGCCCTGAGGACCGCGCTCAAGACCTTGGGTGATGCGTTCCCTTCCGGCGTAAGCCTGCACACCTTCCGCCGAAGTCTGGCCACGACGATGAGCCAGAGGGGGGCCAGCCTTAAGACCGTGGCGCGGTTCACCGGCCACGCCAACCTGGGCCAGCTCCAGAACTACATCGATGTCAGCCATGCAACTGAGGCCGCTGCCTTGGCCGTGATCGACGGATGA
- a CDS encoding type II toxin-antitoxin system VapC family toxin, whose product MPLAISAWGATELHSALGLKVRTGALGPAQAEAVLHGIERTLAPGFLVLEVEPQDCRNADACLRGWTTTLRAADALHLAIAAGRGATRCSLDEPFVRAARQLGLEAQLIGAD is encoded by the coding sequence GTGCCGCTGGCGATCAGCGCCTGGGGTGCCACCGAGCTCCATTCCGCTCTCGGGCTCAAGGTGCGCACCGGGGCCCTGGGCCCCGCGCAGGCCGAGGCGGTGCTGCACGGCATTGAACGCACTCTGGCTCCAGGTTTTCTGGTGCTGGAGGTGGAACCCCAGGACTGCCGCAATGCCGACGCCTGTCTGCGTGGTTGGACCACGACGCTGAGGGCGGCCGATGCACTGCACCTGGCCATCGCCGCCGGACGGGGCGCCACCCGCTGCAGCCTGGATGAGCCGTTCGTGAGGGCCGCCCGGCAACTGGGGCTCGAGGCCCAGCTGATCGGGGCTGACTGA
- a CDS encoding response regulator transcription factor, translated as MDLTDLIPGIPSLLEELEGILAGLTTVACLEHMKWLGAFMCITPVQRSLVGAATTEEEGFRLVERQRPSLVVVSQRLQEGTGLSLVEHTKALDPAIRTLLIADDANEALVREALARGCNGICFASGLFMPALRVVAGGGIYYPEPVASVLRQQPPPALIEPLTERERVVLNHLMLGLTDQRISQELVVSPETVRTHVKHIFQKLQVDNRTKAVVKSIAAGLINLESALEGRTPVTG; from the coding sequence GTGGACCTCACGGATCTCATCCCGGGGATCCCCTCCCTGCTGGAGGAGCTGGAGGGGATCCTGGCAGGGCTCACCACGGTGGCCTGTCTGGAGCACATGAAATGGCTGGGGGCCTTCATGTGCATCACCCCGGTCCAGAGGAGCCTGGTGGGGGCCGCCACGACGGAGGAGGAGGGTTTCCGGCTCGTGGAGCGGCAGCGGCCGTCGCTGGTGGTGGTCAGCCAGAGGCTGCAGGAGGGGACAGGCCTCTCGCTGGTGGAGCACACGAAAGCGCTCGATCCCGCCATCCGCACCCTGCTGATCGCCGACGACGCCAACGAGGCCCTGGTGCGGGAGGCCCTGGCCCGGGGCTGCAACGGCATCTGCTTCGCGTCGGGCCTGTTCATGCCGGCCTTGCGGGTGGTGGCCGGCGGCGGCATCTACTACCCCGAGCCGGTGGCATCGGTGCTGCGGCAGCAGCCGCCACCGGCTCTGATCGAACCGCTGACCGAGCGCGAGCGGGTGGTGCTGAACCACCTGATGCTGGGCCTGACCGACCAGCGGATCAGCCAGGAGCTGGTGGTCAGCCCCGAGACCGTCAGGACCCACGTGAAGCACATCTTCCAGAAGCTCCAGGTGGACAACCGCACCAAGGCCGTCGTCAAGTCGATCGCCGCCGGGCTGATCAACCTGGAATCGGCCCTGGAGGGCCGCACCCCTGTCACCGGCTGA
- a CDS encoding transposase, protein MQVQQLRRCPDSVSRLTVRLALPFNDGSNGLHDAELEQALEACQTMAQKLDCDLLEISGEADHFHLLVEIPPNQSVGGIAYAMKKAVDSMLRKQFPMHPLGKQLWSPTYTAFTTAGETPEIQ, encoded by the coding sequence ATGCAAGTTCAACAACTCCGCCGCTGCCCTGACAGCGTTTCCCGCCTGACTGTTCGCCTGGCTCTCCCCTTCAACGATGGCAGTAACGGCCTGCACGATGCCGAACTAGAGCAAGCCCTAGAGGCCTGCCAGACCATGGCCCAGAAGCTCGATTGCGACCTGCTGGAGATCAGCGGCGAGGCCGACCATTTCCACCTGCTGGTGGAGATCCCGCCCAACCAGTCTGTGGGAGGCATCGCGTACGCCATGAAAAAGGCTGTTGACTCGATGTTGCGAAAGCAGTTCCCCATGCACCCGCTTGGGAAGCAGCTCTGGAGCCCCACCTACACCGCGTTCACCACCGCCGGAGAGACGCCGGAGATCCAGTGA
- a CDS encoding type II toxin-antitoxin system Phd/YefM family antitoxin, giving the protein MTNTLRQDTVAEAKARLSSLLDAVEQGQPVVITRRGKAIAELVPQQTVRDLLPQLQALRDSLPHQATSGVETMRTLRDDIGS; this is encoded by the coding sequence ATGACCAACACCTTGCGACAGGACACGGTGGCGGAGGCCAAGGCCCGGCTGTCGAGCCTGCTCGACGCCGTGGAGCAAGGCCAGCCGGTGGTGATCACCCGCCGCGGCAAAGCCATCGCTGAGCTGGTTCCCCAGCAGACGGTGCGGGATCTCCTGCCCCAGCTCCAGGCCCTGCGGGACTCCCTGCCCCATCAGGCCACCAGCGGCGTGGAGACGATGCGCACCCTGCGGGATGACATCGGCTCCTGA